The Calliphora vicina chromosome 3, idCalVici1.1, whole genome shotgun sequence genome contains a region encoding:
- the scf gene encoding calumenin-B, with translation MFKVFLLCLAFIAVVAAVPKPDEVAGHNPLEQDSLHAGHFGHGQHNAQYDHEQFLGEDEAKTFDQLAPEESKRRLGLIVDKIDEDNDGLITISELKKWIEYTQRRYIDEDVDRQWRTHNPDGNLTISWESYRRDVYGFMDGLSKDEKEHEENGISYQNMLSRDRRRWGVADQDLDDALTKEEFTAFLHPVDHPTMRDVVLSETIEDIDKNKDGKISIEEYIGDMYTAPEEGEEEPEWIISERETFAKFRDVDGDGFLNREEVRAWIVPNDFDHAESEAKHLVYEADNDGDEQLTKAEILDKYDVFIGSKATDFGEALGRHDEF, from the coding sequence ATGTTTAAAGTCTTCCTTTTGTGTTTGGCTTTCATTGCCGTGGTAGCGGCTGTACCCAAGCCCGACGAAGTAGCTGGCCACAATCCTTTGGAACAGGATTCTTTGCATGCTGGTCACTTTGGCCATGGCCAACATAATGCCCAGTATGATCATGAACAATTCTTGGGAGAAGATGAAGCAAAAACATTCGATCAGCTAGCTCCAGAGGAGAGTAAAAGACGTTTAGGTCTTATTGTGGATAAAATTGATGAAGATAATGATGGTTTAATTACTATATcggaattgaaaaaatggattgAATACACACAAAGACGTTACATCGATGAAGATGTAGACCGCCAATGGAGAACACACAATCCCGATGGTAACCTTACTATCTCTTGGGAATCTTACAGGCGTGATGTGTATGGCTTCATGGATGGTCTCAGCAAGGACGAAAAAGAGCACGAGGAAAATGGTATTTCTTATCAGAACATGTTGAGTCGAGACCGCCGTCGTTGGGGTGTTGCCGACCAGGATTTGGATGATGCTTTGACAAAAGAGGAATTTACTGCCTTCTTACATCCCGTAGATCATCCTACAATGCGTGATGTCGTTTTGTCGGAAACCATTGAAGATATTGACAAGAATAAGGATGGTAAAATCTCCATTGAAGAATATATTGGCGATATGTATACCGCTCCTGAAGAAGGTGAGGAAGAGCCTGAATGGATCATCAGTGAACGTGAAACCTTTGCTAAATTCCGTGATGTAGATGGTGATGGTTTCCTGAATCGCGAAGAAGTTAGAGCCTGGATTGTGCCCAACGATTTTGATCATGCTGAAAGTGAAGCCAAACATTTGGTCTACGAAGCCGACAATGATGGTGATGAACAATTGACCAAAGCTGAAATTCTTGATAAGTATGATGTCTTTATTGGCTCCAAAGCTACTGATTTCGGTGAGGCTCTTGGCCGTCATGATGAATTCTAA
- the Myt1 gene encoding membrane-associated tyrosine- and threonine-specific cdc2-inhibitory kinase, with product MKNSTLHTMETELLTRLPVPEIREETFQHSYKQSHRREDISCLKPPKLKPRYDSNFNRDHTAHAISFRLDDECAPDHLLSSNYDCSSNETYFEQCFTRLAKIGEGSFGEVFKVRSKEDGLLYAIKMSKQIFRSELYRQERLEEVRRYEQFSGHANCLRFYRAWEQDDRLFMQMELCRESLDCYLARKRAVPEEKIWSILLDLLLALKSLHDRNLIHLDIKLDNVLIGDDDSCKLADFGLVIDVDRANRHQATEGDSRYVAPEIMQGNFSKAADIFSLGIAMLELSCYLELPSNGPLWQQLRNAVLPEDFIKTISLDLQNIIKDMMTPDPRERPTVDQLLSHKKLVTMLQRRSHWELLHKVKHTICKSRRMAWSKLCNLKNIVVKFFSSILTILGMQESQTDPATEEETDLLKTAEKKRPIYIRSQLISSTPTAAISKAKARIDFQFDTDCMELAQQHSTPYHVKNNKIVNSTPVNHNHGSGFRSRKDLTKTSFSDNNDDSPLDKSAFAYIDDCDSDSHLSVRKSLDISSLRGKKLFGKSDEDTD from the exons ATGAAAAACTCAACGTTACACACTATGGAGACTGAATTATTGACCCGCCTACCAGTACCCGAGATACGGGAAGAAACATTCCAGCATTCCTACAAACAG TCACATCGACGTGAAGATATCAGTTGCCTGAAACcaccaaaattgaaaccacgTTACGATTCCAATTTTAATCGCGACCACACAGCCCACGCCATCTCATTTCGTTTAGATGATGAATGTGCTCCCGATCATTTGCTAAGCTCAAATTATGATTGCTCCTCGAATGAGACGTACTTTGAACAGTGTTTTACACGGTTGGCCAAAATCGGCGAAGGTTCCTTTGGTGAGGTGTTTAAAGTGCGTTCCAAAGAGGATGGTCTCTTGTATGCCATCAAAATGTCGAAACAGATATTTCGTAGTGAATTGTACAGGCAAGAGCGTCTGGAGGAGGTACGGCGTTATGAGCAGTTTTCGGGTCATGCCAATTGCCTGAGATTCTATCGTGCCTGGGAACAAGACGATCGCCTGTTCATGCAGATGGAGTTGTGTCGCGAGAGTTTAGACTGTTATTTAGCACGCAAACGTGCTGTACCGGAAGAGAAAATCTGGTCAATTTTATTGGATTTATTGCTGGCGCTGAAAAGTCTACACGATCGCAATCTCATACACCTGGACATTAAACTGGATAATGTGCTGATAGGCGACGATGATAGCTGCAAATTGGCCGATTTTGGTCTGGTCATTGATGTCGATCGGGCCAATCGCCATCAGGCCACCGAAGGCGATTCCCGCTACGTGGCGCCAGAAATAATGCAGGGCAATTTTTCAAAGGCTGCCGATATTTTTAGTTTGGGCATTGCGATGCTGGAGTTATCATGCTATTTGGAGTTACCATCCAATGGTCCATTGTGGCAGCAATTGCGAAATGCTGTACTGCCAGAGGACTTTATCAAAACAATATCGCTGGACTTGCAAAATATTATAAAGGATATGATGACTCCCGATCCCAGGGAAAGACCAACCGTTGATCAGCTACTAAGCCATAAGAAATTGGTGACAATGCTACAGCGTAGAAGTCATTGGGAGTTGCTGCATAAAGTG AAACATACTATTTGCAAATCTCGACGCATGGCCTGGTCAAAATTGTGCAATCTTAAAAATATAGTAGTGAAATTCTTCTCATCTATACTCACAATTTTGGGCATGCAAGAATCTCAAACAGATCCAGCTACAGAAGAAGAAACGGACCTTTTAAAGACGGCAGAAAAGAAAAGACCAATATATATCCGTTCTCAACTAATATCGTCCACGCCAACGGCTGCTATATCAAAGGCTAAGGCGCGCATAGATTTTCAATTCGATACTGATTGTATGGAATTGGCACAACAACATTCCACGCCGTATCAtgtgaaaaacaataaaattgttaattccACACCGGTCAATCATAATCATGGCAGTGGTTTTCGCTCAAgaaaagatttaacaaaaaCCAGCTTTAG tgatAACAATGATGATTCTCCTTTGGATAAATCAGCATTTGCTTACATCGACGATTGTGATTCCGATTCTCATTTAAGTGTGCGCAAATCATTAGATATTTCTTCTTTAAGAGGAAAGAAACTATTTGGTAAATCTGATGAAGATACTGACTAA